In a single window of the Fibrobacter sp. genome:
- the sprA gene encoding cell surface protein SprA, with amino-acid sequence MCLSAFGIAWSQGDSPVGVSDGVDSADSVSTADPAETEWQPTLQYFPLPASVTPLNNLLPFGGVGASPRLMKETKGQVFEHDINMATRELDVREKRVNSVSRDTTTLWSAHYPELTDYVADMYEVGRKNLWLNGLIGQRDGGYEAPETGSMFDITIPVNMPAWMKTFGFDKPKLMLQGTMNIRLKGYGELDDAEGSTKTSLWPSPSLDYEPSFMVKGKIGPYITVEVNNVESGLGVQNQVRVVYEESFKGEFEDYILQRVEAGTTSLALTGTELTGYSENHQGLFGIKADWKLGDWRLTTIASQDGGSQEEYTINASETTTEFQVLDKQFVTYRYYFLNHEARSAYINAGIAGRSTSNYLATGLKLYKRSALNNSKDVIDNVDVVYKAPDGSEIVKRVERLVEIPASDYTYDPKTGIVKINGVTRSTLVAASWNEDGTGRVGTTVNDGARIVLIQWDAELAELKEIGKLMLRNVYSIGITDASASSFVLRMKNKSGVAGSFLKTIGVADTTTGSPLVSDATIFKKDASGNYTGEMWLPCKPLSQYSGPNATERARANCLEPLRNLDSSNVMSQLYDLPVYNLSRYTSQFHFESVGKRRSSTISVRDPNSSYSVSGSACMDISPGTEKLTAGSTVLTRGTDYEVNYELGQIELLSERALDPNKEIKVTFECEPLFEIDNKLLLGARAELPLERYGFGAGSVFGITALYKSQSTTAKTPTLGNEPFSSFLWGMNLRLQDTVQALTDLVNKIPGINTEAKSSWRFEAEFAGSRHNANTSDDVEALVEDFEATSNGLTYPLSRLSWYHASPPGGVSSDASTYIETQDYKHKGEFIWHSNNTELYKYIYDNVGNSDVDNQHLTVLKMTLRANDNLAGNSWGGIMRPNSAYYQDLSQMKYIEVVARGNVGSIFIDLGQVSEDLAINGHAPNGYHDGENDLGSTTALHDKGLDGATGSDEERLVWDCRISGCESTVWNSANAGATTDIALDDFNEDLDDDSDPPVTINGTENNSGERTYDTEDINKNGSLDTDINFVRYRIDLSDTDKTHFDELKNGWRRWHIQLNQYDTVVSAMGADYKSILAQALFTRLWVGKLNPGVAEAKVQVVSLGVLGNAWEETTVADYYKTSSTENSQMVSVNGIETAVSEKVASTDTTFVKVSTINSREHANTYFKSPNTKTERDSETNAPLKETALKLEYHNMQPGQEVGVTRIFETDKKDLSSYKSLKMEIHYETKANRVPIRFALQFGSGSLEGSSDYYEWSFRPTKLEKSCPRDQDCHEENWLANAFAMNVSDFSDLKQGRRPPFVSAVEKDLGGEREEKIRLVGNPTVTSIDWMRFVIIADSSASAEDLEGEFWIDDLRLSDMDTEWGYAARTSAQVNFADFLSISGAVRYQDGNFATLKTTGGSPKPKLSQAASQLDVSGDVSISLNKFLNDTLGFHIPLNLGYRSSTKRPFMKPSDDLTLNRSSFGELTKDMFQNELVVTEDKKEQELRDETESKGYQSYTREKNFSISYSKNYKASESKVGEALSQIFLERPAASYSYRQTEGRATTASDSTYSYHTIFEYKLGTFSLFKFKPFESLAKSDNAFLKALAKTEFEPWPQTFDVTLFDFNYVRYVNQVRDPDFVEPQVDKVVTYTADLNHKLNMRWNILSFLSTSYSLNIKRDMFGGGDREGFVKENFFTPDEGGMFATGYVFDYDHTDRKVYVSRDSLVIIPTDTVSRKNEAGVPQTIDLSNPDSYEIRYDSTVFYKVDSVGHREYGRAYGILRNERARTQQFKVNFNPRLIPFLPFNASFTSDFNQQKTIPDAFDLMDHTNIEKNYWTISQTNRFEFSPTLKIIDFLKLFGNESKVVSLFEKLKWREIRFNWNASTNTVGENFTLAQLYEQQGVTPLQYYLYGLGLGNGYRNRGIWNIISGDMGLTTRDDFEQFAQYRNRDVDTLVYQGNFKHSVSRQFQIGTGITLPIWDIALTGDLQWKEDFSQSREYPLYIDTTTVWPKIGVGVTIPNFAQRLSFLNSFRSVSTVHRFDFTKTTSVKPFQSAEDSWSYQINFNPLVRITFLTQKNLKIENAVRLKMETTDRRPKQEVIGLPCWPDSLGNIQDTTEYFWETPWIHTSLYNDFSINIGDDFSISYPLKLKRGFQLWKWYFKLENNVDLKLTAGYDYNKNIRKEYNPSAGTEYNMWNKETGTDGVFRQWTFDSKDYTAYNPELKLTDRTVPSRTHEWFIRPSAGYQFNKMASMSAYIEYRQIHEKLDDETPHLRQILQFELALMLRFN; translated from the coding sequence TTGTGTCTCTCGGCATTCGGCATCGCATGGTCTCAGGGAGATTCTCCCGTGGGCGTCTCCGACGGTGTGGATTCTGCGGACTCCGTGAGCACTGCTGACCCGGCAGAGACGGAATGGCAGCCCACGCTCCAGTACTTCCCGTTGCCTGCTTCGGTGACTCCCCTGAATAACCTCCTCCCGTTCGGCGGCGTGGGTGCGTCTCCCCGCCTGATGAAGGAGACGAAGGGCCAGGTGTTCGAGCACGACATCAACATGGCGACGCGTGAACTCGACGTGCGTGAGAAGCGCGTGAACAGCGTGTCCCGCGACACGACGACGCTCTGGTCGGCGCATTATCCTGAACTTACCGATTACGTGGCCGACATGTACGAAGTGGGCCGCAAGAACCTGTGGCTGAACGGCCTTATCGGCCAGCGCGATGGCGGCTACGAGGCGCCCGAGACGGGCTCGATGTTCGACATCACCATTCCGGTGAACATGCCCGCCTGGATGAAGACCTTCGGTTTCGACAAGCCCAAGCTGATGCTCCAGGGTACGATGAACATCCGCCTCAAGGGGTACGGCGAACTGGACGACGCCGAGGGCAGTACCAAGACGAGCCTCTGGCCTTCGCCCTCGCTGGACTACGAACCGAGCTTCATGGTGAAGGGCAAGATTGGCCCCTACATCACGGTCGAAGTGAACAACGTGGAAAGCGGCCTCGGCGTGCAGAACCAGGTGCGCGTGGTGTACGAGGAATCGTTCAAGGGCGAATTCGAGGACTATATCTTGCAGCGCGTGGAAGCGGGTACGACATCGCTTGCGCTTACGGGTACGGAACTTACGGGTTATTCCGAAAACCACCAGGGCCTGTTCGGTATCAAGGCCGACTGGAAACTGGGCGACTGGAGACTCACGACGATTGCCTCTCAGGACGGCGGAAGCCAGGAAGAGTACACCATCAATGCTAGCGAGACGACCACGGAATTCCAGGTGCTCGACAAGCAGTTCGTCACCTACCGTTACTACTTCTTGAACCATGAGGCGAGGAGCGCCTACATCAACGCGGGTATCGCCGGTCGCTCGACCTCGAACTACCTCGCTACCGGGCTCAAGCTCTACAAGCGCAGCGCGCTGAACAATTCGAAGGATGTCATCGACAACGTCGACGTCGTGTACAAGGCCCCCGACGGTTCGGAAATCGTGAAGAGGGTGGAACGCCTGGTGGAAATCCCGGCGAGCGACTATACGTACGATCCCAAGACCGGTATTGTCAAGATTAACGGCGTTACGCGGTCTACGCTCGTTGCCGCCAGCTGGAACGAAGACGGCACCGGCCGCGTGGGAACGACGGTCAACGACGGTGCAAGGATTGTGCTTATCCAGTGGGATGCTGAACTTGCCGAACTCAAGGAAATCGGCAAGCTCATGTTGCGCAACGTGTATTCCATCGGCATCACCGATGCGAGCGCGAGCAGCTTTGTGCTGCGCATGAAGAACAAGTCGGGTGTCGCGGGTTCGTTCCTCAAGACTATCGGCGTAGCGGACACTACGACGGGCAGTCCGCTGGTGAGCGATGCTACGATTTTCAAGAAGGACGCGAGCGGCAACTACACGGGTGAAATGTGGCTGCCCTGTAAGCCGCTTTCGCAGTACTCCGGCCCGAACGCTACGGAACGCGCCCGCGCGAACTGCTTGGAACCCTTGCGTAACTTGGATTCGTCGAACGTCATGTCGCAGCTTTACGACTTGCCGGTTTATAACCTGAGCCGCTACACGAGCCAGTTCCATTTCGAATCTGTGGGTAAGCGCCGCAGTTCCACCATCAGTGTCCGCGACCCGAATTCGAGCTACTCCGTGAGCGGCAGCGCCTGTATGGATATTTCGCCGGGAACGGAAAAACTCACTGCGGGTTCCACCGTGCTCACGCGCGGTACCGACTACGAGGTGAACTACGAACTCGGACAGATCGAACTTTTGAGCGAACGTGCCCTTGACCCGAACAAGGAAATCAAGGTGACGTTCGAATGCGAACCGCTTTTCGAAATTGACAACAAGCTGTTGCTGGGTGCGCGTGCCGAACTTCCGCTGGAACGTTACGGGTTCGGTGCGGGTTCCGTGTTCGGTATCACCGCGCTCTACAAGAGCCAGAGCACTACGGCGAAGACCCCGACGCTCGGCAACGAACCGTTCTCCAGCTTCTTGTGGGGCATGAACCTGCGCTTGCAGGATACGGTGCAGGCCCTGACCGACCTCGTGAACAAGATTCCGGGAATCAACACGGAAGCGAAGTCCAGCTGGCGCTTCGAAGCGGAATTCGCGGGCAGCCGCCACAACGCGAACACCAGTGACGACGTCGAAGCGCTTGTCGAAGATTTCGAGGCCACGTCGAACGGCCTCACGTACCCGCTCTCCAGGCTTTCTTGGTACCATGCTTCGCCTCCGGGCGGCGTGAGCTCCGACGCCTCTACGTACATCGAGACGCAGGACTACAAGCACAAGGGTGAATTTATTTGGCACAGCAACAACACCGAGCTGTACAAGTACATCTACGATAACGTCGGCAATTCCGATGTCGATAACCAGCACCTGACCGTGCTCAAGATGACGCTTCGCGCGAACGACAACCTGGCGGGCAATTCGTGGGGTGGTATCATGCGCCCGAACAGCGCCTACTACCAGGACCTGAGCCAGATGAAGTACATCGAGGTGGTCGCGCGCGGTAACGTGGGCTCCATCTTTATTGACTTGGGCCAGGTGAGTGAAGACCTTGCCATTAACGGACATGCGCCGAACGGCTACCACGATGGCGAAAACGATCTGGGTTCTACGACGGCGCTGCACGACAAGGGTCTTGATGGTGCGACGGGTTCCGACGAAGAGCGCCTTGTGTGGGACTGCCGTATTTCGGGCTGCGAAAGCACGGTCTGGAATTCTGCCAATGCAGGCGCTACGACCGATATCGCGCTTGATGACTTCAACGAAGACCTGGACGACGACAGCGACCCGCCGGTGACCATCAACGGTACCGAAAACAACTCCGGTGAACGCACTTACGATACCGAAGACATCAACAAGAACGGCTCGCTCGATACCGACATCAACTTCGTGCGTTACCGCATCGACCTTTCGGATACGGACAAGACGCACTTCGACGAACTCAAGAACGGTTGGCGCAGGTGGCATATCCAGCTCAACCAGTACGATACGGTTGTCTCCGCGATGGGCGCCGATTACAAGTCCATCCTCGCGCAGGCGCTGTTCACCCGTTTGTGGGTCGGCAAGCTGAACCCCGGCGTGGCGGAAGCCAAGGTGCAGGTGGTGAGCCTCGGTGTGCTCGGCAACGCCTGGGAAGAGACGACGGTCGCCGATTACTATAAGACGAGTTCTACCGAGAATTCGCAGATGGTGAGCGTGAACGGAATCGAGACCGCGGTGTCCGAGAAGGTGGCGTCTACGGATACGACGTTCGTGAAGGTTTCGACCATCAACAGCCGTGAACATGCGAATACATATTTCAAGTCGCCGAACACCAAGACGGAACGCGATTCCGAGACGAACGCTCCCTTGAAGGAAACTGCGCTCAAGCTCGAGTACCATAATATGCAGCCGGGCCAGGAAGTAGGCGTGACCCGCATATTCGAGACCGACAAGAAGGACCTCTCTTCGTACAAGTCCCTGAAGATGGAAATCCACTACGAGACGAAGGCGAACAGGGTGCCGATCAGGTTTGCCCTGCAGTTCGGTTCCGGTTCGCTTGAAGGTTCTTCTGACTACTATGAATGGAGCTTCCGCCCGACGAAACTCGAAAAGTCTTGCCCGCGTGACCAAGACTGCCACGAAGAAAACTGGCTTGCGAACGCGTTCGCCATGAACGTTTCCGATTTCTCGGACTTGAAGCAGGGAAGGCGCCCGCCGTTCGTTTCTGCCGTGGAAAAGGATCTTGGCGGCGAGCGCGAAGAAAAGATCAGGTTGGTGGGTAATCCGACCGTGACGAGCATCGACTGGATGCGCTTCGTGATTATCGCGGATTCGAGCGCCTCTGCCGAAGACCTCGAAGGTGAATTTTGGATTGACGACCTGAGACTTTCGGACATGGATACGGAATGGGGATACGCGGCCCGTACTTCGGCGCAGGTGAATTTCGCTGACTTCCTTTCCATATCGGGTGCTGTGCGCTACCAGGATGGTAACTTTGCCACGCTCAAGACGACGGGCGGCTCGCCGAAGCCGAAGCTCTCGCAGGCGGCATCGCAGTTGGATGTCTCGGGCGACGTCTCCATCAGCCTGAACAAGTTCCTGAACGATACCCTCGGGTTCCACATTCCGTTGAATCTCGGTTACAGGAGCTCTACGAAGCGCCCCTTCATGAAGCCTTCCGACGACCTGACGCTTAATCGCAGCAGCTTCGGCGAACTCACGAAGGACATGTTCCAGAACGAACTTGTGGTGACTGAAGACAAGAAGGAACAGGAACTCCGCGACGAGACGGAATCCAAGGGTTACCAGTCCTACACGCGCGAAAAGAACTTCAGCATCAGCTATAGCAAGAACTACAAGGCGTCGGAATCCAAGGTGGGCGAGGCGCTCTCGCAGATATTCCTTGAACGTCCGGCGGCAAGCTATTCGTACCGGCAGACGGAAGGCCGCGCGACGACGGCTTCGGACTCCACCTATTCTTACCACACGATATTTGAATACAAGCTGGGTACTTTCAGCCTGTTCAAGTTCAAGCCTTTCGAATCGCTGGCCAAGTCCGACAACGCATTCCTGAAGGCGCTGGCCAAGACCGAATTTGAACCGTGGCCGCAGACATTCGACGTGACGCTGTTCGACTTCAACTACGTGCGCTATGTGAACCAGGTCCGCGATCCCGATTTCGTGGAACCGCAGGTCGACAAGGTTGTTACCTACACGGCGGATTTGAACCACAAGCTGAATATGCGCTGGAACATCCTCTCGTTCCTTTCGACAAGCTACTCCCTGAACATCAAGCGTGATATGTTTGGCGGTGGCGACCGTGAAGGATTCGTGAAGGAGAACTTCTTTACGCCCGACGAAGGCGGCATGTTTGCGACCGGCTACGTGTTCGATTACGACCATACCGACAGGAAGGTCTATGTATCCCGCGACAGTCTTGTGATAATCCCGACGGATACGGTCTCGCGCAAGAACGAAGCGGGCGTGCCGCAGACGATTGACTTGTCGAACCCGGACTCCTACGAAATCCGCTACGACAGTACGGTATTCTACAAGGTCGATAGCGTGGGCCATCGCGAGTACGGACGTGCCTATGGTATCCTCCGCAATGAACGCGCCCGTACGCAGCAGTTCAAGGTGAATTTCAACCCGCGCCTCATTCCGTTCCTGCCGTTCAACGCGAGCTTCACTTCTGATTTCAACCAGCAGAAGACCATTCCCGATGCCTTCGACCTGATGGACCACACCAACATCGAGAAGAACTACTGGACCATATCGCAGACGAACCGCTTCGAGTTCAGCCCGACGCTCAAGATTATCGATTTCTTGAAACTGTTTGGCAATGAATCCAAGGTCGTGAGCCTTTTCGAAAAGCTCAAGTGGCGCGAAATCCGCTTCAACTGGAATGCTAGTACCAACACCGTGGGCGAAAACTTCACGCTTGCCCAGCTGTATGAACAGCAGGGTGTGACCCCGCTGCAGTATTACCTGTACGGTTTGGGTCTCGGCAACGGTTACCGCAACCGCGGAATCTGGAATATCATTTCGGGCGACATGGGACTTACTACTCGCGATGATTTTGAACAGTTCGCGCAGTATCGCAATAGGGATGTCGATACGCTCGTATACCAGGGTAACTTCAAGCATTCTGTTTCGCGCCAGTTCCAGATAGGCACGGGCATCACGCTCCCGATTTGGGATATCGCGCTTACGGGCGACCTGCAGTGGAAAGAGGATTTCTCCCAGTCCCGCGAATATCCGCTCTATATCGACACGACGACCGTTTGGCCCAAGATTGGCGTCGGAGTCACGATCCCGAACTTTGCTCAGCGTCTTTCGTTCCTGAACAGCTTCAGAAGCGTGAGTACGGTCCACAGGTTCGATTTTACGAAGACGACTTCCGTGAAGCCGTTCCAGAGCGCCGAAGATTCCTGGAGCTACCAGATCAACTTCAACCCGCTCGTTCGTATCACCTTCCTCACGCAGAAAAACCTGAAAATCGAGAATGCCGTGCGTCTGAAAATGGAGACGACCGACAGGCGCCCCAAGCAGGAAGTCATCGGGCTGCCCTGCTGGCCGGATTCCCTGGGCAACATCCAGGATACGACGGAATACTTCTGGGAAACGCCGTGGATTCATACGTCGCTGTATAACGACTTCTCCATCAATATCGGCGATGACTTCTCGATTTCGTACCCGCTCAAGCTCAAGCGCGGTTTCCAGTTGTGGAAGTGGTACTTCAAGCTCGAAAACAATGTCGACCTCAAGCTCACCGCGGGTTACGACTACAACAAGAACATCCGCAAGGAATACAATCCTTCCGCCGGTACCGAATACAACATGTGGAACAAGGAAACCGGTACCGATGGCGTGTTCAGGCAGTGGACATTCGATTCCAAGGACTATACCGCGTACAATCCGGAACTCAAGCTGACCGACCGTACGGTGCCCTCGCGTACGCATGAATGGTTCATCCGTCCGAGCGCAGGTTACCAGTTCAACAAGATGGCCTCGATGAGCGCCTACATCGAATACCGCCAGATTCACGAGAAACTGGATGACGAAACCCCGCACCTGCGTCAGATCCTGCAGTTCGAACTCGCTCTGATGCTGCGGTTCAACTAG
- a CDS encoding AIPR family protein codes for MELTKSQERRLAFVASLLSLNPNDPNDRIKALRHLNLDENACFHGFQYSQGFMEFFIFLDEDTPLEKVVAHLNSDLKQLQIAVFRTSDPTNPFFLSLREEADPWDVKKISDGDDEDDEDTPASRPYMETLQITVLRTKASRDLTDSELERTLKDMRRKLGIWKNEVKAKLEIVAEHDDLTRDLRSADDKLEIVMESEPLHLTSDHGELFLGFCPIRTIFDYHVALGKRLKTKHNMAIVSSNIRTYLGNLTHTNAALIDAFQTMERNDDENVNVDDFPFLHNGMTLTGDDLRAKERDGKKVLVIERPKIINGAQSLFTYETYAKKSKKPVNPQVLVKVVVPYPGADNFLNQVTMANNRQNPVFSYHLRAADDLQFFIWQRYQEEGFTYVYKDGVRLKARTRKLEVRMRPELAKTLFMMDGKLSECRSSDCIFDKETLYQRCFGAFVRVSPDKEKDFVRKTIAFTKAWQLLSRLPIKIRKVTPGKGVSIEANDDNPLTKITWNGRLEDKFIFRSAVKDLVVALALKHWLIYGDPIQDFEWLVENELNFNESILKYASRIYTEDLKGILINEFKDNTAYYDTITTIDKDSGESVERRLWKGFANTATYEKMMDLLCKKNPAWEKVRGGIELFI; via the coding sequence ATGGAACTAACAAAATCGCAGGAACGCCGCTTAGCATTCGTTGCTAGCCTCTTGAGTTTGAACCCCAACGATCCTAACGACCGAATAAAGGCACTCCGGCATCTAAACCTGGACGAAAACGCCTGTTTCCACGGTTTCCAGTATTCCCAGGGCTTTATGGAATTCTTCATCTTCCTGGATGAAGATACCCCGCTCGAAAAGGTGGTCGCGCATCTGAACTCCGACCTGAAGCAGTTGCAGATTGCCGTATTCCGCACTAGCGACCCCACGAACCCGTTTTTCCTGTCGCTTCGCGAAGAAGCCGACCCGTGGGACGTGAAGAAGATTTCTGACGGCGACGACGAAGACGACGAAGATACTCCGGCAAGCCGCCCGTACATGGAAACGCTCCAGATTACCGTGCTCCGCACCAAGGCGAGTCGCGACCTCACCGACTCCGAACTGGAACGCACCCTCAAGGATATGCGCCGCAAGCTTGGCATCTGGAAGAACGAAGTCAAGGCGAAGCTCGAAATCGTCGCCGAACACGACGACTTGACTCGCGATTTGCGTAGCGCCGACGACAAGCTCGAAATTGTCATGGAGTCCGAACCGCTCCACCTCACCAGCGATCATGGCGAACTTTTCCTCGGTTTCTGCCCGATCCGCACGATTTTCGATTACCACGTGGCTCTCGGCAAGCGCCTTAAGACGAAGCACAACATGGCTATCGTCTCGAGCAACATCCGTACCTACCTCGGTAACCTCACGCACACGAACGCGGCCCTCATCGATGCCTTCCAGACCATGGAAAGGAACGACGACGAGAACGTGAACGTGGACGATTTCCCGTTCCTGCACAACGGCATGACCCTCACGGGCGATGACCTGCGCGCCAAGGAACGCGACGGCAAGAAGGTGCTCGTGATTGAGCGCCCGAAGATTATCAACGGTGCCCAGTCCCTCTTCACGTACGAAACCTACGCGAAGAAGAGCAAGAAGCCCGTGAACCCGCAGGTTTTGGTGAAGGTCGTGGTGCCGTACCCCGGTGCCGACAACTTCCTGAACCAGGTGACCATGGCGAACAACCGCCAGAACCCGGTGTTCAGCTACCACCTGCGCGCCGCGGACGACCTGCAGTTCTTCATCTGGCAGCGTTACCAGGAAGAAGGCTTCACCTACGTCTACAAGGACGGCGTGCGCCTCAAGGCCCGTACCCGTAAGCTCGAAGTGCGTATGCGCCCCGAACTGGCGAAGACATTGTTCATGATGGACGGCAAGCTCAGCGAATGCCGCTCCAGCGACTGCATTTTCGACAAGGAAACGCTGTACCAGCGCTGCTTCGGCGCATTCGTGCGCGTGTCCCCGGACAAGGAGAAGGACTTTGTTCGTAAGACCATCGCCTTCACGAAGGCATGGCAGCTCCTCAGCCGCCTCCCGATCAAGATCCGCAAGGTGACCCCGGGCAAGGGCGTGTCCATCGAAGCCAACGACGATAACCCGCTGACCAAGATTACCTGGAATGGCCGTCTGGAAGACAAGTTCATCTTCCGCAGCGCCGTGAAGGACCTGGTCGTGGCTCTCGCCCTCAAGCACTGGCTCATCTACGGTGACCCGATTCAGGACTTCGAATGGCTCGTCGAGAACGAACTGAACTTCAACGAATCCATCCTCAAGTACGCCTCCAGGATCTACACGGAAGACCTGAAGGGCATCCTCATCAACGAGTTCAAGGACAACACGGCGTACTACGACACCATCACCACTATCGACAAGGATAGCGGCGAATCGGTGGAACGTCGCCTGTGGAAGGGATTCGCGAATACCGCGACCTACGAAAAGATGATGGATCTTCTGTGCAAGAAGAATCCCGCTTGGGAAAAGGTCCGCGGCGGTATCGAGCTCTTCATCTAA
- a CDS encoding tetratricopeptide repeat protein, which yields MTFWKKILLTIASVATLATAAPECSGIEEGTKAYNNGDFERAIDEWRTCADNGTPDADLFYNLGNAYFRNGKIGFAIFYYRSALRLRPNDDDIQHNLKYAQAMTRDKVEDEGEENPILSGLFKAHHALSLKAQLITLLAIFWLIALIGIAGRIVIGEKAKNVCTGAIFVLTAVFCVIGSSAAYKIFVLEKEICGVVTAADADVTSAPSDKSQTLNTLSEGTTFEVISEQGNFAEIRLGEKIKGFVKLSEVGIVK from the coding sequence ATGACTTTCTGGAAAAAGATTCTTTTGACGATTGCATCGGTCGCAACGCTTGCGACGGCCGCCCCCGAATGTTCTGGCATAGAAGAAGGAACCAAGGCATACAACAACGGGGACTTCGAACGCGCCATCGACGAATGGCGTACCTGCGCCGACAACGGCACGCCCGACGCCGATCTGTTCTACAACCTGGGCAACGCCTACTTCAGGAACGGCAAGATCGGTTTCGCCATCTTCTATTACCGTTCCGCCCTGAGACTGCGCCCCAACGATGACGACATACAGCACAACCTCAAGTACGCGCAGGCCATGACCCGCGACAAGGTGGAAGACGAAGGCGAAGAGAACCCGATTCTTTCCGGGCTCTTCAAGGCGCACCACGCGCTTTCGCTCAAGGCTCAGCTCATCACGCTGCTCGCCATCTTCTGGCTCATCGCCCTGATTGGCATCGCAGGGAGAATCGTCATCGGCGAAAAGGCGAAGAACGTCTGCACGGGCGCCATATTCGTGCTCACCGCGGTATTCTGCGTCATCGGTTCCAGCGCGGCCTACAAGATTTTCGTACTCGAAAAAGAAATCTGCGGTGTCGTCACCGCCGCAGACGCCGACGTGACCAGCGCCCCGAGCGACAAGTCCCAGACGCTCAATACGCTTTCTGAAGGCACCACCTTCGAAGTCATTTCCGAGCAGGGCAATTTCGCGGAAATCCGCCTCGGCGAAAAAATCAAGGGCTTCGTAAAGCTCTCCGAAGTCGGCATCGTAAAGTAA